aagaaacaaaaacacaaagctAATGTGAACATGTATGTTTAAGATTAacatattttggacttgaactCAATACCTTACCCATCTTGCTTCACAAAGAAATCAAAGAGCTCCAAGAATATTGGTCCTAATGTATTTTCAGTTCCTTACAACGAAGAGAATGCTATTTGCTCTACCAGCCATATTTAAATTACTCTATGACTTCCATATATTTTGTGTTTCTGGTCTGACTTGCATATTCAGGTAGTTTTACCCACCATTATATACAATAAATAAGTAGCGGGTcccaacaacaaaacaaaaatgcaataACATACCACTATATTTCTTCCATCAAGAAGAAGCCTGGCACCACTTTCAACACCACTTTGAATTAATCTGCACACTCGCTCCTTAGCCTGTACGAACAGATAAGATTTCCAAGTAAAGATTTGATCATGGTGGTGCAGAGCAGGTTAGGAATAATTCTGAAACATACCTGTTTACTAATCACTGGACCAAGGTCTGCATCAGGCTCCATTCCTGAATTTACTTTTAGAGATTTTGCACGTTCCACCAGTTTATTCTCCctagaaaagtttgaaaaacttCTCTGTTATACAGTTACATCTTGGTCAATCACCAAGGGGCTATTATTTTCCATTAATCGTACAAAACAACATAGTAAACATCTGCAAGGGGATGCAATCTATGTATAACATGCATGTTAAAGCCCCATTTGTCCATGCAATGGGGATGCTGCCCCTCTGTGTAAACAGTGATAAAGGCTACAATTTATGTCCAGCCTCAAATCCCATCTACAAATGCATGTGTCAGCTCTCAACGAAGGAGCTGTATCCTATTGTGGCTCTACTAAAACTGATCCAGCTTCCATAACATAGCTGAAAAATCATTCTCTTGATATCCTATTCCTTTGCAGTAGCTAACTGGCAGCAGATTACTTGGAAAGTTCAGCTAGAAGTTATCAATTTAACAAGCTGTGGATTTCAATTGGAAACAAACTTACCATGACTGTGGGTCTCCAACAAAAACTACAGTGCTCAGTGCCATACATCTTTGTCCCGCTGCCCCAAAACCAGCAGCAACTAAAGCATTCAAAGTGGCATCAACATTGGCATCTGGTAAAACGATTGCATGATTTTTAGCTCCCATGTTAGACTGCACAAAAGAATACAGATAGCCAATTGACTCCAACTTCAACCATTGTGAAAAAACCATATTGCTCCTAACACACTGAATAgttattactaaaaaaatgatGTGAACTTACCTGTACACGTTTCCCTTTAGCTGATGCTCTTGAGTATATGTGCATACCAGCCTGTGAATATGATagcaaaaaatcaagaaataatgTGACTATCATTTAAGTAATAACATGTCAATGTGGCAGAAAAGAGCAATGATCTCCAGAATGTTTTCCCCACTCAAAAATAACAGGAGAATAAGTTTAAAGGTTAGCCACCAAAATCTGTTCTTGTTCAGGATCTTCATTTTCCACAGAATGCTTGGGATAGAAATATAAGACCATAAAAAGATTGAGAGTGTTTGGCAATGCAGCCAAAAAGCTGTTtgccaaaattgttttttaaaaaaatttgcttaaattttttttggatcattttaacatactgatatcaaaaatgaattaaaaaaaacattattttaatgcatttctaagcaaaaacactttgaaaagtaacttcTACCAGAAtgtcaaacacactctaagtaGAATCAAAATCTGGATATTGCAGTGCGTAACTTACAGTATTGGATCCCACAAATGATATGGCTCTAATGTCGTCATTGTCACAAATTGCATTAACAACATCCTGCCACAAATGGAAACACATTAGAAAAACAGTGCTGTTAAAGACacataaacaaatgaaaatcaCAAGATCATATCTCAGGCAATTTCCACTATATCACAGCCCTCCAACATGCAAATGAAACTGCAAAATCTTAATAAGTtagaatcaattaaataaaatccaatttttcaagtttattttcttaGGAAGATATAGCTACCAAAACACGATAAAGATTAAGAAGCTAAAAAGAGTTCATTGTTGAGCAAAACCATACATTGGTGCCATGAACAATGTTTAAGACACCATCTGGCAGACCAGCCTCCATTGCTAACTCAGCAAGTATTATAGAAGCACCTGTTACAACACGAAAAACGAAGTTACTGTTACAAATAAAAGTAAGATGATTGATTATTTTGTGCAGAATATGAATGGAGTTGGAACTGTGATTAGTGAACATTTATGCAGGGACTGCTTTAGTCCCAAACTGTTTTACTGAATTTTCCTGAACTTTCAAAACTATGTTTCTTTACAttactaaaaaatttaagagaagAAAACCTATAATAAGGCAGGacaattttgaaataattgaaCAATTTCCATTAACTGTTCAAAGTGGACAGTTACCTTCAACAGGAAAAAGAGCAAGGCAAACACCACTTATGACAAGAGCACATAATCTGACATACTAAATTCAAGCTTCCAAACACTTATATTATTGGCTTAAAGGGGTCTCCTGAAGGAAAGTCCTACAATTCTGAGCTAAAGGTTCTTCCAATACTCATAGGAGGCTATTTATTTTCATGGTAACCAACTTCTAAACAAAGTTTTATCACATATATATGACTAGAGAAGATAGAAAGTATCTTTCTAACCTATGAATTTAACACACGCTGGTACCTTGAAGAGATAATGCTCCAAATATTATGCACAGAATATAGACAAGGTAATCCTTACCAGGATCTTTCTCTGATGGCTTCAATATAAAGGTGTTACCACATGTTATGGCAACAGGGAACATCTGCAGCCAAAAAGTAgaacacatttttaaatttttttttctctggaaACTCAAGATTTGCTCACAAATCAGAAAAGCTTTAAATGTTTGTACACTTGTGAAACATGATCAACTTCAAGATGAAGCTAGAAGTTGGCCCAGTTAACTGCATCCTTTCATCTTAAGAAAAAGATTTAAGTTACATCTTTGTAATAATGATATAGCAGGCATCCCAATATGCATGGACAGAAAAAATTGCGAAGAAGAATACTGAAGGCTTACCCATAAGGGAATCATTGCTGGAAAGTTGAAAGGGCAAATCCCAGCACATACACCAAGTGGCTCTCTGATGCTAAAGGTATCAATTCCATTTGACACATTAGGGACATACTCACCCATCTGCAAAGTCGCCATTCCACAAGCATGTTCCACCACCTCTATaagagaaaaaattcaaattgagaGAGCATATATGCGATCAACTACAATTTTGAACCAAAAGAGACTTTAGGAacagtaaataataaaagacgAAGAAGACTAACCCAGCCCACGGAACACATCTCCATGAGCATCCTTCAAGGTCTTCCCCTGTTCAGTAGTAATATTCATCGCAAGCTTGTCCTAGAACAAGATCACAGTAATTCTAACCATCAAACGAaacctatttaaaaataatacagaTAAAAAGCAACAATGACGAAAAATTCTAGCATGCTTACAATGTCTCTACGAATAAGCTCTTGGAGCTTGAGCATGACACGCTGACGAGTCGTAATTGGCGTGTTACGCCACGCCGGAAAAGCCTGCTTTGCTGCAGAGACTGCAGCTCTGAACTCTTCGTTCGTAGTCAAAGGAACCCGTGACACGGCTTCTTGTGTTGCCTAACCCCATATACCAATccattaaacccaaaacaactTTCAATCATcactaaaaacaaagaaaagtatagtagcaataataatatatactcaCAGGATTTATCACATCAATGGTTGAAGATGATTGCGAATCAACGAATTTTCCTCCAATAAGATTGGGGACTCTCTGATACAGCACACAAACTTGTAAGAAATTATAAAACTGAAGAAAAGTTTCTCGAGTTTATGAAGAACTTCCTGAGAAACCAAACAGACCATAAAGCACCGAACATATGCGTGTGTACGTATAGATTTATAATGGGTATATTACCGGAGGGCAAGGTAGGCTTGAAGAAGGCTCAGCTGCACCAGTAGAGAAACAATAAGAGCTTCTTAAAGCAAAGATCGAAGGCTTCAAGGCCTTTAGATTTCTCGCTGAAacaccaaaagaaaaggaatcaaaataaatcaactttGTAACAAGTGAAATAAAACAGATGATTGATGATTAGTTCCGCGCAAGTTGCTTACCTCGTTGAATCGAGGATCGAAGAAGCAACatcgtttttctttttgtttctacttGCTTTGATTCAGTGACTCTGTGACGACACTGTTTTTAGTTTAGGCGAAATGCTTGTTCCTTCAAGAGGATGTTACATAGtatattccttttttattattattatttgattaacaTGGATGTCCGGCCCAGCTTGCACGTATCTCGATTAATTCCATgtaccctgaagttaacgattatgtaaGTTTCCAATAGTCATTATCATATAAGCAATCTAGGGTTCAAATCTGagatcatagaaaaaaataaaccttttgTTCCTAAGTTTTTATCATTGTCCACCACCTAATGGTTAAATACATGCCCACTTGTTATACTGCGAGAGTGATTAGTGTTATGACTTATGACTAGATTTTTCTCCCTCTAAGTAAAACCATGCTAATCTTGAAAAACAATGACATTGTTGTAATCCATTTTTTGATCcccgcaaaaaaaaatatatataataaaat
This genomic interval from Populus alba chromosome 1, ASM523922v2, whole genome shotgun sequence contains the following:
- the LOC118040266 gene encoding methylmalonate-semialdehyde dehydrogenase [acylating], mitochondrial; translation: MLLLRSSIQRARNLKALKPSIFALRSSYCFSTGAAEPSSSLPCPPRVPNLIGGKFVDSQSSSTIDVINPATQEAVSRVPLTTNEEFRAAVSAAKQAFPAWRNTPITTRQRVMLKLQELIRRDIDKLAMNITTEQGKTLKDAHGDVFRGLEVVEHACGMATLQMGEYVPNVSNGIDTFSIREPLGVCAGICPFNFPAMIPLWMFPVAITCGNTFILKPSEKDPGASIILAELAMEAGLPDGVLNIVHGTNDVVNAICDNDDIRAISFVGSNTAGMHIYSRASAKGKRVQSNMGAKNHAIVLPDANVDATLNALVAAGFGAAGQRCMALSTVVFVGDPQSWENKLVERAKSLKVNSGMEPDADLGPVISKQAKERVCRLIQSGVESGARLLLDGRNIVVPGFEHGNFIGPTILSGVTADMECYKEEIFGPVFLSSRSLLLTGIKELVDLFCPKWE